One Streptomyces sp. NBC_00554 DNA segment encodes these proteins:
- a CDS encoding IucA/IucC family siderophore biosynthesis protein, which translates to MNATPAPDGRPHTHERAAHGTQTPLVPRAESVPRQKEGARESERLRGVTADLLEHPDPHTAAQAAAVENLLRCWVRENNLPAPEDGTLRIALPASATTLLTPVHYWSPTGWHRFGLPYLADTPDEAPPADAVTVAALFARQAVTAAPTANTDPAAATPAAPAMPATAATFAAAATPAGTPRGASAPRPEAGVSHSPAGDGADLVGRVADSVRRTAVFISDRREHLADEPDLFLTAEQALLLGHPLHPTPKSREGLSEAEAQLYSPELRGSFPLHWMAVAPSVLAADSAWTERGRPVTAEQLTARLAGAGLSLPDGYAALPLHPWQMSEIRHRPEIAALLDAGLLQDLGPHGSAWHPTSSVRTLYRSGAPAMLKLSLGVRITNSRRENLRKELHRGVEVHRLLRSGLFKQWQAVHPGFDIVRDPAWLAVDGPDGTPLPGLDVMIRHNPFGPTDDAGCIAGLVSPRPHAQSGTRDQTQGRPLMRSRLAEIVTRLAGHTGRPRGAVATEWFLRYLEQVVRPVLWLDSEAGIALEAHQQNTLLLLDPEGWPTGGRYRDNQGYYFRESRRAELDARLPGIGERSDTFVSDEVTDERFAYYLAINNVLGLIGAFGSQHLADEELLLAAFRRFLTDVATGPARLRTSLPAHLLDSRVLRCKANLLTRLHGLDELVGPVDTQSVYVTITNPLHS; encoded by the coding sequence TTGAACGCCACCCCCGCACCCGACGGTCGTCCCCACACTCACGAGCGAGCGGCCCATGGCACGCAGACCCCGCTCGTGCCCCGGGCCGAATCGGTCCCTCGTCAGAAGGAAGGGGCCCGGGAGTCCGAGCGGCTGCGCGGCGTCACCGCCGATCTGTTGGAGCACCCCGACCCGCATACCGCGGCCCAGGCGGCGGCCGTCGAGAACCTGCTGCGCTGCTGGGTACGGGAGAACAACCTGCCCGCCCCCGAGGACGGCACCCTCCGCATCGCCCTCCCGGCCAGCGCCACGACCCTGCTCACCCCCGTCCACTACTGGTCCCCCACCGGCTGGCACCGCTTCGGCCTCCCCTACCTCGCCGACACCCCCGATGAGGCACCCCCCGCCGACGCGGTCACGGTCGCGGCACTGTTCGCGCGACAAGCGGTCACCGCTGCGCCGACAGCCAACACGGACCCTGCAGCCGCCACGCCCGCCGCGCCCGCCATGCCCGCCACGGCCGCGACGTTTGCCGCGGCCGCCACACCCGCCGGAACACCTCGCGGAGCCAGCGCGCCCCGCCCCGAAGCGGGGGTTTCGCACAGCCCTGCCGGTGACGGTGCCGATCTGGTCGGCCGTGTCGCCGACTCGGTTCGGCGTACCGCCGTGTTCATCAGTGACCGCAGGGAACACCTCGCCGACGAGCCCGACCTCTTCCTCACCGCCGAGCAGGCGCTCCTGCTCGGACACCCGCTGCATCCCACCCCGAAGAGCCGGGAGGGACTTTCCGAGGCCGAAGCCCAGCTGTACTCACCGGAGTTGCGCGGCTCCTTCCCGCTGCACTGGATGGCCGTGGCGCCCTCTGTGCTGGCGGCCGACTCGGCGTGGACGGAACGCGGCCGCCCCGTCACCGCGGAACAGCTCACGGCACGGCTGGCCGGCGCCGGGCTGTCGCTCCCCGACGGGTACGCCGCCCTGCCACTGCACCCCTGGCAGATGAGCGAGATCCGGCACCGTCCCGAGATCGCGGCCCTGCTGGACGCGGGACTGCTGCAAGACCTCGGCCCACATGGCTCCGCCTGGCACCCCACCTCCTCGGTCCGCACTCTCTACCGCTCCGGCGCCCCCGCGATGCTGAAACTGTCGCTGGGCGTGCGCATCACCAACTCCCGTCGTGAGAACCTCCGCAAGGAACTCCACCGTGGCGTGGAGGTCCACCGTCTGCTGCGCAGCGGCCTGTTCAAGCAGTGGCAGGCCGTTCACCCGGGCTTCGACATCGTCCGCGACCCGGCCTGGCTGGCCGTCGACGGCCCGGACGGCACTCCCTTGCCAGGGCTCGACGTGATGATCCGCCACAACCCGTTCGGCCCGACGGACGACGCCGGCTGCATCGCGGGACTGGTCTCACCCAGGCCCCACGCCCAATCCGGCACGCGGGACCAGACGCAGGGCAGGCCCTTGATGCGGTCCCGGCTCGCCGAGATCGTCACCCGTCTCGCCGGCCACACCGGCCGTCCCCGCGGTGCCGTCGCCACCGAGTGGTTCCTGCGCTACCTGGAACAGGTCGTACGCCCCGTGCTCTGGCTGGACAGCGAGGCGGGGATCGCCCTGGAAGCGCACCAGCAGAACACGCTGCTTCTGCTGGATCCCGAGGGGTGGCCCACGGGCGGCCGCTACCGCGACAACCAGGGCTACTACTTCCGCGAGTCACGGCGCGCGGAACTCGACGCCCGGCTGCCCGGCATCGGCGAACGCAGCGACACGTTCGTCTCCGACGAGGTCACCGACGAACGCTTCGCCTACTACCTCGCGATCAACAACGTGCTCGGTCTCATCGGCGCATTCGGCTCCCAACACCTTGCCGACGAAGAGCTGTTGCTCGCAGCATTCCGCCGCTTCCTCACCGACGTGGCCACCGGGCCGGCTCGGCTGCGTACATCCCTGCCCGCCCACCTGCTCGACTCACGCGTCCTGCGCTGCAAGGCCAACCTGCTCACCCGACTGCACGGCCTCGACGAACTCGTCGGTCCCGTCGACACCCAGTCCGTCTACGTCACCATCACCAACCCCCTTCATTCTTGA
- a CDS encoding GNAT family N-acetyltransferase has translation MPPDASTDAGTASVTELGTNTGPGSILGAGADSEDTLDLRLPDEFIALLAEEARAHGDAGGEWKGTEKTGVAPAGDDLLDRVAGWGPTETPAGAFHLVPVHMERDLPLVTRWMNDPAVAAFWELAGPESVAEEHLRRQLDGDGRSVPCLGVLEGTPMSYWEIYRADLDLLARHYPARPHDTGIHLLIGGVANRGRGLGSTLLRAVADLVLDKRPSCARVVAEPDLRNTPSVSAFLSAGFRFSAEVDLPDKRAALMVRDRALRDLL, from the coding sequence GTGCCTCCCGATGCGAGCACCGACGCCGGTACCGCCTCCGTCACCGAACTCGGCACCAACACAGGGCCTGGTTCGATCCTTGGTGCCGGCGCGGACAGCGAGGACACCCTGGACCTGCGTCTGCCCGACGAGTTCATCGCGCTCCTCGCCGAGGAAGCCAGGGCTCACGGCGATGCCGGCGGAGAGTGGAAAGGCACGGAGAAGACCGGCGTCGCCCCGGCCGGTGACGACCTGCTCGACCGCGTAGCCGGCTGGGGGCCGACCGAGACTCCCGCGGGCGCCTTCCATCTCGTCCCCGTACACATGGAGCGTGATCTCCCGCTCGTCACCCGCTGGATGAACGACCCTGCCGTCGCCGCGTTCTGGGAGCTGGCGGGGCCCGAGTCCGTGGCCGAAGAGCACCTGCGTCGTCAGCTGGACGGGGACGGACGCAGCGTCCCCTGCCTCGGTGTGCTGGAGGGTACGCCGATGAGCTACTGGGAGATCTACCGCGCCGACCTGGACCTCCTGGCGCGCCACTACCCCGCCCGACCGCACGACACCGGAATCCACCTCCTCATCGGTGGTGTCGCCAACCGTGGGCGAGGCCTCGGCTCCACCCTGCTCAGAGCTGTCGCCGACCTCGTACTCGACAAGCGCCCCTCGTGCGCTCGCGTTGTCGCGGAACCCGACCTTCGCAACACCCCCTCCGTCTCCGCTTTCCTGAGCGCGGGCTTTCGGTTCTCCGCCGAGGTCGACCTGCCCGACAAGCGGGCAGCCCTGATGGTCCGAGACCGGGCCCTGCGCGATCTGTTGTAG
- a CDS encoding diaminobutyrate--2-oxoglutarate transaminase family protein — protein sequence MSCASVGAQKGASRASEGARAAHEGILRRQSARESAARTYARALPIVPVRARGLTIEGADGRRYLDCLSGAGTLALGHNHPVVLEAIRKVLDSGAPLHVLDLATPVKDAFTTELFRTLPPEFAARARVQFCGPAGTDAVEAAFKLVRAATGRTGMLAFTGAYHGMTAGALDASGGATDVRVARLPYPQDYRCPFGIGGDRGAELAARWTESMLDDPKSGVPQPAGMILEPVQGEGGVIPAPDAWMRRMREITASRSIPLIADEVQTGVGRTGTFWAVEHSGITPDVMVLSKAIGGSLPLAVVVYRDDLDVWQPGAHAGTFRGNQLAMAAGTATLSYVRENHLAERAGTLGARMLAQLRALADEFSCIGDVRGRGLMIGVELVDPEAAPDPAAGGSRPAAPELASAVQRDCLRRGLIVELGGRHASVVRLLPPLTISDEQATAVLDRLADAVGAVARGRGGGGMCGGGGPGGGGGGPGGGGGPGGEDASCGQARDPGDVRDGPAG from the coding sequence ATGTCCTGCGCTTCCGTGGGGGCGCAAAAGGGTGCGTCCCGCGCCTCCGAGGGGGCGCGCGCGGCGCACGAAGGGATCTTGCGGCGCCAGTCGGCGCGCGAGTCCGCGGCGCGTACCTACGCGCGCGCCCTGCCGATCGTCCCCGTGCGTGCGCGCGGCCTGACGATCGAGGGCGCCGACGGTCGCCGCTACCTCGACTGCCTGTCCGGCGCCGGGACCCTGGCCTTGGGACACAACCACCCCGTGGTCCTGGAGGCGATCAGGAAAGTCCTCGACTCCGGAGCCCCGCTCCACGTCCTCGACCTCGCCACACCCGTCAAGGACGCCTTCACCACCGAGCTGTTCCGCACGCTGCCGCCCGAGTTCGCCGCCCGCGCCCGGGTGCAGTTCTGCGGACCTGCCGGGACGGACGCGGTCGAGGCCGCGTTCAAACTGGTGCGCGCGGCGACCGGACGCACCGGAATGCTCGCGTTCACCGGCGCCTACCACGGGATGACCGCGGGGGCGCTCGACGCATCCGGGGGCGCGACCGACGTACGTGTCGCACGCCTTCCTTATCCGCAGGACTACCGCTGCCCGTTCGGCATTGGCGGTGACCGCGGCGCCGAACTGGCGGCGCGCTGGACCGAGTCCATGCTCGACGACCCCAAGTCGGGCGTGCCGCAGCCCGCCGGGATGATCCTCGAACCCGTCCAGGGCGAGGGCGGGGTGATTCCGGCGCCCGACGCGTGGATGCGCCGGATGCGTGAGATCACCGCGTCACGGTCCATCCCCTTGATCGCGGACGAGGTCCAGACCGGCGTCGGCAGGACCGGGACCTTCTGGGCGGTCGAACACAGCGGGATCACGCCGGACGTCATGGTCCTGTCCAAGGCCATCGGCGGAAGCCTGCCACTCGCCGTCGTCGTCTACCGCGACGACCTCGACGTCTGGCAACCCGGCGCCCATGCAGGCACGTTCCGCGGCAACCAGCTCGCCATGGCCGCCGGCACGGCAACCCTCTCCTACGTCCGCGAAAACCACCTCGCCGAACGCGCGGGCACTCTGGGCGCTCGCATGCTCGCCCAACTCCGCGCACTGGCCGACGAGTTCTCCTGCATCGGAGACGTACGCGGCCGGGGACTGATGATCGGCGTCGAGCTGGTGGACCCCGAAGCGGCCCCGGACCCCGCTGCCGGAGGTTCCCGACCCGCCGCCCCCGAACTCGCGTCCGCCGTCCAACGCGACTGCCTCCGCCGGGGCTTGATCGTCGAACTGGGCGGCCGCCACGCCAGCGTGGTGCGACTCCTCCCCCCGCTGACCATCAGCGACGAACAGGCAACCGCAGTACTCGACCGGCTTGCGGACGCGGTGGGGGCGGTGGCGCGGGGGCGCGGTGGCGGCGGGATGTGTGGTGGAGGTGGGCCTGGTGGCGGAGGTGGCGGGCCCGGTGGCGGAGGTGGGCCTGGCGGGGAGGACGCGTCTTGCGGTCAGGCTCGGGATCCCGGTGATGTCCGGGACGGACCCGCCGGATAG
- a CDS encoding methylmalonyl-CoA mutase family protein, with protein MTVLPDDGLSLASEFPDATHEQWQHLVAGVLRKSGREVPDTAAEEALSTALEDGLGIRPLYSAHDPAPDPGLPGFAPFVRGGRAEGSTVGGWDVRQQHTAVDGDAVLADLENGVTSLWLVTGAGGIPVSSLGPVLDGVYLDLAPVVLDAGRDVESAARELLRLYEERGVAKEAARGNLGADPLGHQARTGDEPFDFAPVAGLARLCAEEYPGLRALTVDALPYHEAGGSAAQELGCSLATGVAYLRQLDEAGLSVEHACAQLEFRYAATADQFLTIAKLRAARRLWARVTEVCGAPVGQLQHAVTSPVMMARRDPWVNMLRTTVATLAAGVGGADAVTVLPFDHAIGLPDAFARRIARNTSTILVEESHLARVIDPAGGSWYVERLTDELAHAGWEFFQWIERAGGQAEALRSGRLGQELAKTWEARSAKLAKRREPVTGVSEFPNLAERPVERVAAPVPPVGGLPRVRRDEAYETLRARSDAHLAATGSRPRIFLAAMGPAAAHTARLTFASNLFQAGGIEPVTEGTFEDSGATEVCLCSSDPLYEEQAAETAGALRAAGAGYVFLAGRPGQYPGVDGYVFAGCDTVTVLSTALDRMGVS; from the coding sequence ATGACGGTCCTGCCCGACGACGGGCTTTCGCTCGCCTCCGAGTTCCCTGACGCCACGCACGAGCAGTGGCAGCACCTAGTCGCGGGCGTACTGCGCAAATCGGGCAGGGAAGTTCCGGACACGGCAGCCGAGGAGGCTCTGTCCACCGCGCTGGAGGACGGGCTCGGTATCCGGCCCCTGTACTCCGCGCACGACCCCGCGCCCGATCCCGGCCTTCCCGGTTTCGCCCCCTTCGTCCGCGGTGGCCGTGCCGAGGGGAGCACCGTCGGCGGCTGGGACGTACGCCAGCAGCACACGGCCGTCGACGGCGACGCGGTACTCGCGGACCTGGAGAACGGCGTCACCTCGCTCTGGCTGGTCACCGGTGCGGGCGGCATCCCGGTGTCCTCGCTCGGCCCCGTCCTCGACGGCGTCTACCTCGACCTGGCCCCCGTGGTCCTCGACGCGGGACGTGATGTCGAGTCCGCCGCACGGGAGTTGCTGCGGCTGTACGAGGAGCGGGGTGTCGCCAAGGAGGCGGCGCGCGGCAACCTGGGGGCGGACCCGCTGGGCCACCAGGCTCGTACGGGGGACGAGCCGTTCGACTTCGCGCCGGTCGCCGGCCTCGCGCGGCTGTGTGCCGAGGAGTACCCGGGGCTGCGGGCACTGACCGTGGACGCATTGCCGTACCACGAGGCCGGTGGCTCCGCCGCTCAGGAGTTGGGCTGCTCGCTGGCGACCGGCGTCGCCTATCTGCGGCAGCTGGACGAGGCGGGGCTGTCGGTCGAACACGCCTGCGCGCAGCTGGAGTTCCGGTACGCGGCCACCGCCGACCAGTTCCTGACCATCGCCAAACTGCGGGCGGCCCGCAGGCTGTGGGCGCGCGTGACCGAAGTCTGCGGTGCCCCGGTCGGGCAGCTCCAGCATGCCGTGACCTCGCCGGTGATGATGGCGCGCCGTGATCCGTGGGTGAACATGCTGCGTACGACGGTCGCCACGCTGGCCGCCGGGGTCGGCGGCGCCGACGCCGTCACCGTGCTGCCCTTCGACCACGCCATCGGTCTGCCGGACGCGTTCGCCCGGCGGATCGCCCGCAACACCTCGACGATCCTGGTCGAGGAGTCGCACCTGGCGCGGGTGATCGACCCGGCGGGCGGCTCCTGGTACGTGGAGCGGCTCACCGACGAACTCGCCCACGCGGGCTGGGAGTTCTTCCAGTGGATCGAGCGGGCGGGCGGCCAGGCGGAAGCCCTTCGTTCGGGCCGGCTCGGTCAGGAACTGGCGAAGACGTGGGAGGCGCGGAGTGCGAAGCTCGCCAAGCGGCGTGAGCCCGTGACCGGCGTCAGCGAGTTCCCGAACCTCGCCGAGCGCCCCGTGGAGCGCGTTGCCGCGCCCGTTCCTCCCGTCGGCGGGCTCCCCCGGGTGCGGCGCGACGAGGCGTACGAGACGCTGCGCGCCCGCTCGGACGCCCACCTGGCGGCGACCGGGTCCCGGCCGCGGATCTTCCTGGCTGCCATGGGTCCCGCCGCCGCCCACACCGCTCGCCTCACCTTCGCGTCGAACCTGTTCCAGGCCGGTGGCATCGAGCCGGTCACGGAGGGCACGTTCGAGGACAGCGGTGCCACCGAGGTCTGCCTGTGTTCGAGCGACCCGCTGTACGAGGAACAGGCCGCGGAGACCGCCGGGGCCCTCAGGGCGGCGGGCGCCGGGTATGTGTTCCTCGCCGGCCGTCCCGGGCAGTACCCCGGTGTCGACGGCTATGTCTTCGCGGGCTGTGACACCGTCACCGTGCTCTCCACCGCACTTGACCGTATGGGAGTGTCCTGA